One window of Terriglobales bacterium genomic DNA carries:
- a CDS encoding N-acetyltransferase — MLTRRAILPDVERIHKLIGEYSPDGTLLPRTLAELSENVRDFIVVEDEGEIIACGALHFYGRHLTEIRSIAVYPKHKGKGAGRFLIDALLEEAAHHEITCVCLFTRIPDFFAKFGFEFASREVLPDKIYKDCLKCPRLHACDEVAMYRGSLPKVTPVKLEDIQVPLSALRA; from the coding sequence GCCGGATGTTGAGCGGATCCACAAACTGATCGGTGAATACTCGCCCGACGGCACGCTGCTGCCGCGGACACTCGCAGAATTGTCAGAGAACGTCCGCGACTTCATCGTCGTCGAAGACGAAGGCGAGATCATAGCCTGCGGCGCGCTGCACTTCTACGGACGGCACTTGACCGAGATCCGCTCCATCGCCGTCTACCCGAAGCACAAGGGCAAAGGGGCTGGCCGCTTCCTGATCGATGCGCTGCTCGAAGAAGCCGCGCACCACGAGATCACGTGTGTCTGCCTGTTTACGCGGATTCCGGACTTCTTCGCAAAGTTCGGATTTGAATTCGCCAGTCGCGAGGTACTGCCGGACAAGATCTACAAAGACTGTCTGAAGTGCCCCCGGCTTCACGCTTGCGACGAGGTCGCGATGTATCGTGGTTCGCTGCCCAAGGTTACGCCGGTGAAGCTGGAGGACATCCAGGTTCCCTTGTCAGCGTTGCGGGCTTAG